The genomic interval AACAGTGTATATTTTAGACATCTTCACTCCAGAAGTAGCTATAATCCACTCTCATAAGATTTAAATCCCACTTCAAAATTATTGGTCCCTCTCACTCTGTGAGAGGAGTGTCATTGGGGACCGGATAAGTTCTTTTGCAAATAGGCTGAAAGGGCTTGCACCGTCCTATTCCATTCTGTTGTCGGTTAAGACTTTTATAATTGGCCTTCGTCACCGTCTTGAACCAGGATGGGGGGAATGATTCACTCGGTCAGTAGCAGAGCTTGTGCGTCACAGATTCAAGGTGGTTTCATGGACCACAGAGGCCTGGTGATCCTTTGACTGTGTGCAGAGCCATCAAGAGATTCAGTCGAGTGAAAAGAACTATTTCTAGATTTGAATCTCCTTTGTCAGGTTCATGGTTGAAGGGTTAATATAGTGTGTTAACttcttgcttgttttttttttactatccgTGCTGATACTTCTCTTCTGATGTGTGGTGTGGGCAATACTGCATAGTAGGTAAAGATTGTCTATTCTTGTTGATCGCAGAGAGCGAGTGATTGATCTGCAAGCAGCATTCAGGACTGGGTCAATCTTTGCAGCATGGGGGTGACCTGCACTAGACGGGAGCTGTGTACTCAGCAGCGTATATAGCATAGAGCAAGAGCTGTGGTACGGATAGTTTTGGCATCTGTTCCTCATCGTGTGTTGGCAAGCTGCTTCATAATGATGTTCCTTGCTCcatgcagattttttttgtttttcgtAGCAATATGTTCTTTGTAGGTAAAGAAACGGATCTAGAGTGACGTCGGGGTAGATTTGCTTCCTGGTGTGTTTAGATTATTTTCCATACCATCCGCCCTTCGGTTACCGGTCTGCGTGAAAGACGTTGAGTTGGCTTTCTCTGGATTCGGCCGGAGATGATTTGCAGCAAAGTAAGGATAGAGTCAAACTTGCCAGAGTATCATTGAGTGCTTTTTCCACCTCTTCAAAGGATTGCTTCTGCGAGGCAATGCAGAGGTCATCAGTATACAGGTAGCTCTAATTGGTTAGTCGTTCGTGCAGATGTTAAAACAGGAGTGCATGGGGAGAGGACGCTTCCCTTTTTTAGACCATTTTTTCTGCCTCCGCCATCTGCTGCGAGAAACACTGAGATTCACAAAGAACCGCCTTTCTGAGGGCGATTTCTGGATCAGCTACTTTAGCATGACTTCCTTCGTAATCTCAAAAACCTTCCTTTTGAGGATCCTATGATTAAATGTATCATGGGCTGCAAAGCGGTCAAGAAAAGCTGCTCCAGTTACCAGCCCTTCCTCATAACCATCTTCGATGCACTGTGTCAGATTCAGCAGTTGACCAGTACAAGACATTCCTGGCGAAAATGTTAAATGCAATTAATTAGCGATGATTATGGTACAAGCATTTCCGTAAATGGAAAAAAGATTaatgaaagtattttttccCATATTTTCCTATCTTTCTGTCCATCTAaccatattttcttttatttttgttatagatAAAAGTGAGCGAAAGAGAAACGTAGCCATCTACACGATAGTCACTTCAATCATAGTGATTGCCTTCATCATGCTTATTCTTTATGTGTGGCGAAAGAGGACCATCAAATCGCCTGTATCGAAGGGTAAGAGTAGCAGGTACTCTAACTTGAAAGTACGATATTGGGTACATTACCCAAAGAAGGGTAATCGATGCGACATTCAGCACAACGCGGTCTCTAGGCAGGATCAAGTGTCAACATCTATCTACCGTGAATTGGAACCTACATCATCAGGACAAGTAGGCCAAGCGCCACCAAGCGTCGAGAGAAATGACTTCCCTGGTGAGATCCGTTCTGAACTGAAATGGACTGCGGAGGGTCCCAACCAAATAAATTACGAATCTGTTGATACCTACCAGTATCCTGATCATATAATAGACAGTGGAAGCAATACGGAGGATATTGATGGTCCACTGACAGGAAATGAGTATGACTACGTTGGCCTCAACTTTAAAGATATGCAAACGGAACACAGTCTGACTTCAGAAAATCAGGTTCGGAAAAATATGTTACCTATGGTTCCAACTTACGATACTTCTATGAACCATTTAGCATTAATACATAGTTCAGACCTCAAAGAGGAGAGTAATCATAGAGAAAGTGACAACATTCAGAACTCTGAACAGTATGGAGCAGTTGGAAATCCAGTAAATCTTTCAGAAACTCTTGAAGATGCTACATCAAACCTTTGTAATGACTTTCCTAAAACCTCCAGAGAGGTTTTTTATCAAGAACCTTGTCGTGTCGACGAAATTGTGAAAAATGATAGATCTGAAGCACCTGAAGAAATCATTGAGCTAAATCAAGACGAAGCCACGTCGAACAGTCAGTTTGATGTACGGTCATTTCAAAATGGCACCTCTGATCAAACTGGCAACCAGAGTACAAAGACAGAACACGATGGTCATGTTTCCGAATTTCCTTTGCATAGCGATATTCACATGTATGACATTCGAATTAAAACTTCCCTCAATCCAGATCAAACTGTAGCACCATGTGACAACCGCCAATCGTCAAAGCCACTACCCATTCAACAACTTTCTACCAACAAAAAACATTCGGTTGATGATGAAAGACAAGAATGTTCTGGAATAGCTGCAAAGGAATTCTGCCCAGAAGTTCATCACGTGCAAACTCCAATTGCAAGAGGTTCAAAAAAGAGTATATCTGGATCAGGTAAACCGCCCAAGCCCCCACCGCCTCCTAAACGAGATCGTAAAGCAACTGCAGACACCAAGGGTTCAATGCCCGACATATCGCCTGAATGCTTCTACTCTGAGGCACATTATGGCCTTACCTCAATTGCATCCCTCTTAAAACATGAAAGACAACACGATTCACTTGAAAGCAGTCCAGTCGTAAGCCAATCCGGCGAGGACGGATACCTTATCCCTAAATCTCCTGAGGCAGCAATCAAGTATTAATCTGCGCGTATACGTAAAAATACCGACGAGGAAAGAGACTGCCAAAATGACGGAAATGAATACGACTTCTGAACATGCAACTAATGTACAACACAGTCCTTGCATCGATCTCCACATGGCCTGCTACCGAAAAGTGCCCCGTTTCAGGCACCCGGGCGTCGTCGAAGTGTATGGaacaggggccgtggaacggttttcaaaatgggggggctgaccatgcaaaaaaatcacaatcataatttacgtttttgtacacggttttggaaaaaagtgtggggccggggggctgaagcccccccccccccccatccgcgGCCCCTGTGGAAAAGGGGTTGCTTTTTTTAGGATCATTCGCCAGCCATTTCCTCTTTGGGTAGCCTTTTTATCACTCGTCGCATTATTATTATAGGGTCGAAAGTTTGATCATAATATATGGATTGCGCCAATTATGGgtaaagttgaattgtttattCATTAGGAAAAAACATGAATGAATTACAAGTTATTTTAATAAGGCTCTCTTGCATTGTGCATTGTCAAGTTACATGTTTTAGATTAGAAGAAAACCCTTGTATAATGTTATTTGCTTACGCCACTTACATGACTTAGGTATCAGAATGAGTGAATTTTCCTTTTCTCGCTGCTTATGCTGACCTTTTCATGCGTTACGCTATTTAATACGCAAATTTAGTTACGCAGCTGAAGTCATTTAAGGTGCATTTCTGAGATTGTTGGACATGGGTAGATAGTCGGCCATATGGAGCGAGAGAAGAACTGAAGCACGATGTTAATATCGATATTTCCAGGgctaagaagaagaaaaaaacgtGCTGTACTTTGTGGAATCATGCAGGAATTCGGTTATTTGTATACAGATAGAATAGCATAACATGTCAGTTTAAGAAAACTATTAGGGATGCCACGAAAGTAGTAGAATTTTTCGTTTTTAACTGATACTTTGATAATACCTTTTAAGTTGCTTTTCGGTCACCGCTCTTAACGAAAACCTTTTTCCAGGGATTTGTTCTCCTACAGTAAGATTGATGAGAATGGTTTTTAGCCAAATTGTACATGAATAATGTATACCTCATTAAACTCAATAGGAGAGATCGAAACCGTTTTATGATAAGAAATTTATCAAATAGAATGTCAATTTGTGAgttataaatgaaaagaaaaataacgtTGTTGTTTAGTCCTGTGCATTTACCATCTCGAGGCTTCATATCAGACATCATGATTAGCCATAATATCCGACCCAACATCATCCATAATGCACATACCTAACAGTTTGATTTAGCTGAAAATACGAACTGTAACACTTGTAAGTAACACGAGACTAGATTAATATCTGCATATTTATAGCCTATATAATTTGCAATATTAATTTGTCGTAATTATATcacaattgatattttttagcattattattattgtatactACGCTGACATTTTGAACATGTTGGATCACACCATTATATGTCATAAAAAGATAAAGCCATTGACATTGAcaataatgattaataaagtGTAGATgagactattaaaaaaaaacacactggTACTAGAGATAGTGATTCAAGTATCGATGGTcgtttatattattttccttgtaatttgAATACGTAATAGGAATGAATAGGCgtgataaaaagggaaataaatggATATGATTGATTTCTGTCATGCACTGGTCGATATTGTACAGAGAGACTTGATGCACCTCACACTAATACAAAAATGCGTTATTCCAATTCGATTTTTTTCAAGGAGGGGGGTaggttttggggaaaaaaatctaattttacaCATAGTGCATCATGAATCTTCTTGATGTATCCCTGTTATCTTAAATATGCAGGTGGTTGTATGCCCAATTATTCAACCTCCATTTTTAAATTCCCATTTGACATTGGGTTGTTCTACGTAAGTGCGATTGCCAATGAATATGAGGCTAAAGTGAGAATGGTAGCAGATAATCACGAGACAGGGGCgccgaaaggggggggggggcaggagggGGAGATCACCGCTAAGGCCGGGCTTATTTTTGTAGTAATGAAAAGAGGGGAAAACAAGTgggaaaaggaacaaaaacGAGAAAGTAAACGAAAGAATGAAGAGTATTAATAAGAAAGATCTGGGTTGTGCAACTATACAGTgcgtttaaaaaaaagtttacactaagaaaatattaataatcctgtaaaattacatatttgtaatatcctgaagccTTTTCCACCTttaaacattggtacagatctctTCAAGCAAAGGACGATgtaactgtcgaaaaatctttccgcttgagtgagcaccgcttacttttgaaaagttcgtgGAAAAGGATTTTCGCAGAAGTCGGAAAaagttatatgaataaaattcaTGGAGAACACCTGGACTTTAGCTAGGAAGATTGATTTTAAGATATTTTTACctctttaacttgtttccttgcccaataCACTTCATAAAGTGTCATTgcacccccacccctccccacaTGCCAAGgctatcatgattataatctgCTTTACACTGAGCATGAAATTGGCTAAGGCTTGATTTTCCttctgttaatcattgtcatgcttgggaaaagtgtggagaaacaagtattacatgaaatatgaaatgtaaatcaattctaaatgacaaaatttagtgaaaaaaatgctggagatgtcagAAATAGacttttgtttacattcagCTCTGTCTTCAGATGCAGCTgacacaaaaaaggaaaaggttGTGCTTACCGAGGGTAAAAATGTAAATTCGGGTGTCAAAGTTgtaacaaaatgtttaaatgtatttgttttatttaaattagCTAAAAGTGCAAAAGAAATTATGAGAAACGTACCACACAGTCAGTTTGGTTTCGCCTTTtttccttgacacagcgtgaaaatgagcatttctgcgcaaaccgatttctgcgagctttgcAAAAATgggcagtgctcactcaagtgtaacattctgtcaaaatctttactttcgtttgatagatgagacccaaacccaagaatatacgTGAAAAGATTATCcccatgttgtatattttcaaTTCCGAAGACTtcttcaaagtgtaaactttttattgatacgcactatatattacccgTGTTAATGAGGAAATATGGGGTCATCTTCCTTTTCCCTATCAGAATACCACAATGCCGCCCCCGCTATCAGACAATCTAATTCGTACTCGCGATTCATCCTTCATCTCTATCATTGTGAATATTTGAAGAAGACCGAAAGCTTGGATGATTAATTTGCCGAATTtaaattatctatttatttcagaCTAATATAACACCAACTCTAGGCAATATATTCATATAGATATATTAGGTTTGTCTCGTCAATGCAGATCGTAAGTGTTGAGGTATTAAAATTTACAAACAACCAAGCCCAACACACCCTAGTAAATTGCATGATGTTTgacaagtgtcaacttttctttgaatttcctgggtgtatgtaaacatatatatatatgtgtgtgtgtgtgtgtatatatatataaaagaacaaaaggAATTTTACTCTCTCATGATCTAAATTATGATGTATAGCAAACGAAAAGAACGAACCTCAGGTTCAATGGTAGAACTGACAATGATATGGGATTATCTTTCCATATACAAGCCTTTGATAAGAAACAAACATCGGGCTTCCATTGGCGCTCTATTATaatagtgaataatttgtaATACATGCATAAATTTACGATtgtttttaaacaataaaatgctAATGTAATTCAAAAGGGAGAATGCATGTAAGTTATTCTATTGTTCGCTTATATTCCATTAATTCTTCCTTGAGTTAAACAAAGTAAACCAATTAGGGGCGtcggagcgaagttgaaagtggggtcACAGGGGAAAAAGACaccttttctttcgaaaagggcaTCTTTAAACAAAATGACTTCTTCAGTGCTGTTATGAGTCaataattttgagggggctagatatgtcgTATAacgcaaaattttgacatttttaaaacaaaaatccaatttgtgattttgacataatattaagaaaattatatatttcacattctctctttccttttcccttctttcttggtcgtgaattttttttcggggggaaGGGCCCCAAGCCCCCCATTCTGTACGTCACTGcttatctaccccactcacatgactcgtGAAACTTAAGGCACGTTGGATTAgtcttacaatttttttactttataaatAGTAACATCTAAAATgatattattgttttcttgtttcaaaggggcgctcattaacacataaaacgggtccttctcacgggtgaaaggggcacagaacacgtttgtgaggggcacttttcttggatAAAAAGGGGTAccgatacgagaaagggcacctatAAGAAAGCAAAGGGGCACTTTCTAAcggcataaaacgggtccttcccatgtatgaaaggggcacagaacatgtcttcgtgaggggcacttttcttgggtaaaaaggggcactgatccGAGAAATGACACTTGCTAACACATAAAATGGTAAAAGGTGAAAGGGGCATAGTACACGCTCGAtttgggggcatttttcttacgtaaaaaagggcacttttcaGGGCTTCAAAAAGCGGGGGAccactgtgccccccccccccggcccccgtGATGGCTGCCCCTGAAACCGATGTAGAACATGCTTCTTACTTTGTGCAAAAGggtttcacattattagcaagTTGAAATCTCCAATGTCACAAAATCAATCATATTTCGAGAGTGAAACATCTTAGACGAGATTAATTTCTGGATCAGTGGTGATTATCGATCAGAAACCCAATTAGAGACAGATAATAGCGGTATGGCAATACTTATCAACCCTCCAAACTCACATGGACACTCGCTAAgcattaatttattaaaaaagacTCTCTGATCAACTTAAACAGACGAGAGCCTACCTTAATCCAATATCACTATATTGTAACCACATCGACTATAGGATCTCCTCAATAGTGTCTTGCTTTTTTCTGtatatttcctttttaaaaCGAGTTAAAATGCAtcattttattgtcatctgCATACTATTTAGTATGAATCGCTTCGCAGTATCGGGAAATGGTCACGAGACAGAAGGTATgttcatattttgaaaatccttTAATTAAGCATTTGAGTTTCtgtcataatcatgacattatGAAATAGgccttatttatattttaaaagtaaactccaaattttcattttttaagttgGAGTAAAGATAATGACTTATATCGATTTCAATCGATTGATCATTAACTTatctaaaatgtatataatttacataacaTGATtagaaaaattgtgatttccccccaattttaaatatatttataattctTGTCAACTACTTTCTAATTTCAACTATCCTGATTCAGAAGTCTTACGACTATTTAGATATAAACCAAGGTAATGAAATATGTATGTTACCTGTAACCACCTAAAGATTCTTGCCTACTGTCTTCACTCTTCTTATTGTTTTTGGCCTATCGGAGAGAGTAATGTGGGACCTGTCCTGagccttccccccccccccacgaccCCAACCAAAAGAAAAATGCTACCGATATTAGTTGAATAATATCTcctttttttacaataatatCAGTGAACAAGTTTTCCACTACTtgtcatatttaaaaaagaattgctTTAAGTTCATTTTGtgcctttatttctttcttgacCAAGTTagcattatgaattattttgttgcaTTATTTTCACATTGAATGCCCTTAATTTCGTTTTGGTCAGCCTATTCTGTTTAGTTTTActttgttcctttttttaaatcatatttcatatggtAACGTCATTGAACACCACAATAGAACCATGTAAAAACGGTGGATGTACAACCCAAGCAAATTTGGATACGGAATGTAAGTATCAACCATCGATATATATGTAATTAACCTATTGAAGacgtttacacgctgcatcggctcgcggtgcAATCCCGAGAGCCGGTGGAGACTCGGCTCGCGGATTATCCTGcgtcgcgtttacacgctgccCCAGCTCGaggtgcagaatcggctcgcggggcaaaaaacacaaataaGTGGATTAAATTTACATCATGAAATGCGCGCTAATCGCCGGTGCAGACTCGGCTTCGTATTTACACGGAGAAAAAAATGCCGTGGCTGCACCGCAAGCCGGTGCatgttaatcgcgtttacacgcatTAAAAGGCGAGTCTGCACCTGTTCTCGGGTCTgcaccgcgagccgatgcagcgtgtaaacacggtatatattCTTGTAGTATGCATAAAATGTAATTGatgataaaatgatgataaagaaggtggtggttatgattttgatgatgacaataattatgatgatgatcgtgGTGATGATTTCGATGATATCAATTGTATCTACACAGTACACACTGTTGAGGCCCTTACAAAATTGTAATGAATGTTTTGAGCAGCTATTGTTTAGCTTATTCTCCACCAAATTTTAGTATTATTTACAAGTTTATCAATTCAACGTTGGTTTCAGAAAATCCTAATTTCGGTTTGACCATCTATGTTCTCATACTACATTTTCCCGTCATTTTATATCAGTATAATATAAGGCCTGATTCCCTGATTGTACCATTTTAGAATTACTCTTTCCTGACAAAATAATTCATGGATGTACACCCACCAGACCAATTCCATTGGTTTGTTTTTTAACTTGTAGCTttcttctcctctcttttctttgCATAATATGAACCAGATGACAGGGGTATGCTATCGACTATCCTAATTTCCATCTTCAGCACAGTTTTTGTCTGTTTTATTGTCTTCACTGTGGCTATTTTTCTTTATCGATGGCTACACAAGACAGAGTACATGGTATctagaagaaataaagaagaggaGAATGTTGGAGAAAATCCCCCtaccaacatgaccaagacGGAAGATTTCCCAACAGGTCGTCGGGTGGAACCCTCGAGACAACAGTCAACCAGAATATCAATTAAACCAACGTTTTTTAGGTCTTCAGCGTTCAAAAATATCACAAGGAATTCTGAAGGGAGTTCAAAGGCATCCAAAGACTTCACAGGGGAGACTTGTGACAATTCAGCGCCAATCAACGAGATGGAAGGCAAGATTTACGAGGCTTCGACAGTGTTTGGAGACATTGCTATTAAGACCCAAGACGGTCCAGGGGCGTCCAGAAACATAACTAGGAAGGTCAACGACGATTCAACGGCTTTTAGAGACATGAATAAAACGACTCACAACAGTTCAACATCGTTcaggagaataaaaaagaaagccCGCCAAAGTGTAGCAGCTTTTGGAGACATCAAAAGACGTGGCAATGGGAGTTCAGCAGCGTTCGGCAACATCACTCGTAGGACCCGAGACAGTTTAGCAGCTTTTGGAGATATCAGGAAGAAGACGCGACACAGTTTAGCAGCCTTTGGAGATATCAAGAGCATGGATAAGAAGGTCCGTGATAGGCTATCAGCACCTGAAACCACCAGAACGAAAAAGGCCAGTGGCAGTGTGGCACCAAACAGAGACAACACAATTAATGACCTCGACGGTCTAGAAACAGAAGATTACTACTACGACGCAAATTATGTCGACACCTCAATCACATCGGCCATTCAGAATGCAAAAGAAGACACAACAGCTGATAATAAGACAAACCCTAATGAAGTAGACCATGATTACATTTACCCAATTGAAAAACCAACCCAATTTCAACGCAGATTCATGGCAAGCCGAATAACGAAAGATGGGTATCTGGTACCTGAATTGCCATTACCCGAACTTCCCTCAACCACGACAGATAAATATCATTCTGCTCGTTTCTCCAGGCAACCTGGATGCCTTAAAGAGGACGAAAACATTTACTATGAGGTTGACTAAACTCAGTTGTGCCTACGATTTTAAGTATACCGtgaacagtggcgtacctaggatttctcacagggggggcaaaaccgtctgccaaaaaaattgacaagcaaaatttcgtaccagaaaaaaatttgacaagcaaaaaacaaaaaaaggtcttcattcacaaatgaaggatttcgtaccagataaaaatttgacaagcaaaaaaaaaaaaaaaggtcttcaagctcgtcaggggggcaataaaggtattcaagctcgtcaggggggggggcaaaaaagggcctttcaagctcgtcagggggcagggatacgtcctttgtgcatgggttgtggctcgtcaggggggggcagactgccccatctgcccccccccccgtaggtacgctagtgccgtGTACCCTAGAACTGTGCATAGACCATTGATATGCGTATATGTTTCAGTCAAAGTTGCCATGGTTGCAGTTGTTATTTCTGTATAATGAGGAGCAGTGTGCAGTGGActatttatacatacatgtctGTCTCCTGTAATCGAAATAGAATACTAGTACTCAGTTTGACTTAACTTTCGTCTAGACATACAGGCACGCCATTCATAAggacattaattattattaaaccaACAAGGTTATTAAAATTGTGTTCACAGCACGCACGTAGTTTCAGTTTTGGATAGACAAAATTAATGCACACGGGTGAACATaaatacacattaaaaaaaatcggtctcaaatgtgattttatttgtttaagtTTGTGAGCATACAACCGAGCATATCAATAGGCCTATTGGAAGAAAAGTATTCACGTGTGCGCTTGTTGCTCACCAAATCAGAAGTCTTcaaaccatatacatgtagacctacatgtaggtctaatgTATGTGAACAACAAGATAGTTATAtgactaaataaataaagaagaccAGAAATTGCAACTTTACAAAATGAGATAACACCATGTTTACCAGGATTTGTGCTTCATCACAAATGATTATCTTTGTTAATAAATTATGTAGAAGATATGGTTTTCAGGTGTGGAATGTAAAACAAACATCACCTCTTCGTTTCAGGCATTAGGACGTTGTTGCAGCACAAATTGTCGCGGGGCGACAATTTGTGCTGCACGTGCCGTTCTCAATCTTTAAGCATATTGTGGCAATTTGTGTCGGCAAAAAGAAACCCAGAACCACAAGTTGTCGCCCATTACAAAAATGTGCGTCCTGATGTGTGTCGTTGTTTGTGGTAAGGTTGTGTGTGTTGTGTTAGAAGTGAGTGTTGTATTGgtataagggtgtgtgtgtgtgtgagagatgGTGTGTTTATGTGTGTATAATGGTTAttatgttttatcattattagtttTGGGGGgttatatccacttggtctagcAGTAGCAGTTGGTCAAACACTCTGATCGTCTTATACCATacgggctaaacccatttgctCTAGTAACAGTTTGGTCTAActttcacttggtctaatgtatATGACTTGGTCGAATATATTGGTCGGTATAATTGCCGAATCGTCgaatagccaaatggtctaatcgCCTTTTCGTCTTAATCccaaataaatatttccagtCTTTCACTGGTATtgaccaagtggtgttagaccaattagatattagaccaagtagaaattagaccaaatggaaattagacggaatggtaaatagacaaaatgacaattagaccaaaaggtaaattggttgtagacgaaatggaaTTAGACCATGTATAGGATGAGGCTAAACGGCCCTAAGTCAAATCGgttttagaccaactggtaattTACCTTTCAGCAGCAGAACCCGTGGGAAATTCGGTTTTCATCAACGTGATCTAACAACAGTTGGACTAATTCTTCGTTTGTCTAATAACATATAGGTCTTAACCCATTTGGTCTCCTaataatttggtctaatttggaATTGGTCTAGTATAtacttggtctaattctcatttgGCCCATTCGTCTAAACGGTCTAAaagccaaatggtctaattgcatttgcAACTCTACATGACCTATTTTGACTTTAGTTCAGCACCCCTGACGGATCAAGAATATTGTTTTGCTAAACCAATCATTGAATATATTAGGACGGTATGacatatcatcatgatcatcagtTGCATAATTGTTTTATGAGCAAAAATTTATGAGGGGCAGACATGTTTCATGCGGCATGTTTTTTATAAATGCTGAGCGTGAGCGAAACGAGCAATAAAAGTAACCTtcctaattgaaaaaaaaatcaaattttgtgatatattttgacataatcataataatattcggaaaataatgtcatatttcatacttttccttttctcttatttcttGATCATgaatcaatcttttttttttcaatttttttgttcgGGCATGGCTCCTAGGGCCCCACCCATCTGTACGACAGTGACGATCGTGTTTATTATCAAATCTTTCTACATCAGATCTTTTTCCACGCGCTCATtcacaaaaaaagttttattagTAATTGTTCATCGATTTCGCATGACTGggtggttataaaaaaaaagatttctatGTGAAACAACCATTGTGGCAGTAAATGGATGTGCAGGTCAGTACGTGCAATCGCcatttaatgtttatttttttttattacaaatgttGTTAGAACTGAAACAGTTGTACCTCATGCATGGAATTCTCTACTGTTATCTCCATGATGTATTATTTCCATGATACAGAATAACACATATATATATCACATATCATTCACATTAATTATACAGTGCATGTTTATCATTATTCGTTAAGACTTTGTTTATCTTGATTAATTGGTAA from Lytechinus pictus isolate F3 Inbred chromosome 2, Lp3.0, whole genome shotgun sequence carries:
- the LOC129282724 gene encoding uncharacterized protein LOC129282724, which encodes MLWINDENLRRIRLSYQNLKMEMRLKVLLVVFFISRPVSVSSWENSQTWRSEEPKRYAKDGDFVGCFSQSCLISDYNLQSTVHMTPDLCTNSCKARRFPYAAVFNFTECSCACELTCSSQDRDWDHGRCGLPCKQDQDRFCGGFIAADVYKVYLHSSPNIECNRIIPTDHEPEKDFEYKGCYAQSCMEFDYTFNTTDFENDPSSCSGACREGGFPVASLYNRSLCSCSCTHACTNFVLPEEYCGLPCPGDSFKACGGFTSVSVYRVKTVNTSYTPCSKPDSLLTDKSERKRNVAIYTIVTSIIVIAFIMLILYVWRKRTIKSPVSKGKSSRYSNLKVRYWVHYPKKGNRCDIQHNAVSRQDQVSTSIYRELEPTSSGQVGQAPPSVERNDFPGEIRSELKWTAEGPNQINYESVDTYQYPDHIIDSGSNTEDIDGPLTGNEYDYVGLNFKDMQTEHSLTSENQVRKNMLPMVPTYDTSMNHLALIHSSDLKEESNHRESDNIQNSEQYGAVGNPVNLSETLEDATSNLCNDFPKTSREVFYQEPCRVDEIVKNDRSEAPEEIIELNQDEATSNSQFDVRSFQNGTSDQTGNQSTKTEHDGHVSEFPLHSDIHMYDIRIKTSLNPDQTVAPCDNRQSSKPLPIQQLSTNKKHSVDDERQECSGIAAKEFCPEVHHVQTPIARGSKKSISGSGKPPKPPPPPKRDRKATADTKGSMPDISPECFYSEAHYGLTSIASLLKHERQHDSLESSPVVSQSGEDGYLIPKSPEAAIKY
- the LOC135153284 gene encoding uncharacterized protein LOC135153284, which gives rise to MVTSLNTTIEPCKNGGCTTQANLDTEYDRGMLSTILISIFSTVFVCFIVFTVAIFLYRWLHKTEYMVSRRNKEEENVGENPPTNMTKTEDFPTGRRVEPSRQQSTRISIKPTFFRSSAFKNITRNSEGSSKASKDFTGETCDNSAPINEMEGKIYEASTVFGDIAIKTQDGPGASRNITRKVNDDSTAFRDMNKTTHNSSTSFRRIKKKARQSVAAFGDIKRRGNGSSAAFGNITRRTRDSLAAFGDIRKKTRHSLAAFGDIKSMDKKVRDRLSAPETTRTKKASGSVAPNRDNTINDLDGLETEDYYYDANYVDTSITSAIQNAKEDTTADNKTNPNEVDHDYIYPIEKPTQFQRRFMASRITKDGYLVPELPLPELPSTTTDKYHSARFSRQPGCLKEDENIYYEVD